The following are from one region of the Lentimicrobiaceae bacterium genome:
- a CDS encoding putative C-S lyase, translated as MTYNFDEIIDRSNTSCVKYDLRQLFFGDKNLIPMWVADMDFRTPDFIMEAIRERAKHEILGYSIRPESYYTSLIEWIKRRHNWKIQQDWIAFSPGIVPAVNMAVLAFTRQREKIIVQPPVYFPFFDAVKKHRRKLVFNPLIMDNGRYRMDYENLEELCRDGARMLIISNPHNPGGNAWTAGELKKMADICLKYNVLIISDEIHSDLVNRGYQHTVLASISPEIAARTITMNAPSKTFNIAGMATSSVIISNPQLMKKFRKILDALHIDMGNIFGTVASTAAYTHGDAWLEQLLDYIDGNINTLINFTQKHLPGIKVIRPEATYMAWMDFSSTGMNDKELKKFMIEEARLGLNEGVQFGIGGEGFMRINLACPRATLTQALEQLKTAFNCSEK; from the coding sequence ATGACATATAACTTTGATGAAATTATTGACCGCAGCAACACTTCATGTGTAAAATACGATTTAAGGCAATTGTTTTTTGGCGATAAAAATTTGATTCCCATGTGGGTTGCCGATATGGATTTCCGCACGCCTGATTTTATTATGGAAGCCATTCGGGAACGTGCCAAACATGAAATTCTGGGGTACTCCATCCGTCCTGAAAGCTATTACACTTCATTGATTGAATGGATAAAACGCCGCCACAACTGGAAAATTCAACAAGATTGGATTGCTTTTTCGCCAGGGATCGTCCCCGCTGTAAACATGGCTGTGCTTGCATTTACCCGGCAACGAGAAAAAATTATTGTTCAGCCGCCTGTATACTTCCCGTTTTTTGATGCTGTAAAAAAACACAGGCGAAAGCTGGTATTCAATCCGTTAATCATGGACAACGGCCGATACCGAATGGATTATGAAAACCTGGAAGAGCTTTGTCGCGATGGAGCCAGAATGCTTATTATAAGCAATCCTCATAATCCGGGCGGCAATGCATGGACAGCCGGCGAACTCAAAAAAATGGCCGACATCTGTCTTAAATACAATGTGCTGATAATTTCAGATGAAATTCACAGTGATTTGGTAAACCGAGGTTATCAACACACTGTTCTGGCATCCATTTCTCCTGAAATTGCAGCCCGAACCATCACCATGAATGCGCCCAGCAAAACATTTAATATTGCCGGAATGGCAACATCATCGGTTATCATCAGCAACCCTCAGCTAATGAAAAAGTTCCGGAAAATACTTGACGCCCTGCACATCGACATGGGCAATATTTTTGGGACGGTGGCTTCCACGGCTGCCTATACACATGGCGATGCGTGGCTTGAACAACTGCTCGATTATATTGATGGCAATATCAATACACTTATCAATTTCACACAAAAACATCTTCCCGGCATCAAAGTAATTCGTCCGGAAGCAACCTATATGGCCTGGATGGATTTCAGCAGCACCGGCATGAATGACAAGGAATTGAAAAAGTTTATGATCGAAGAAGCCAGACTCGGCCTGAACGAAGGCGTTCAATTTGGCATTGGCGGGGAAGGTTTTATGCGGATAAATCTCGCCTGCCCTCGTGCAACCCTTACTCAGGCGCTTGAACAGCTTAAAACGGCATTTAACTGCTCAGAAAAATGA
- a CDS encoding DEAD/DEAH box helicase: MVEDDVLVGILKTAIPFGFTIYPYVCVQNKAGYYTVKERLTSQSKDFPVQFKAIAEEMVALSESIEPQKLVSTFSKKAVSPAVFFEKVDKKLKEEVIRTKVDKALFRMISLMQEHQLQLFDSRQMPNLYTEDQIHIYQEVAEARLKFKQTENGTLYTFEAFLKGHQVNLQHPSNIILTREPCLYISNNRLFAFDESINGKLLLPFLSKEFIEIPKRMEAQYFGTFIKKIVNRCQIEAEGFSIFESDILPQARLLLENDWQGKTGLILMFGYGEKQLLANYPQQVITELSSDKKGFVFHRLHRKSAVEKQKIEFLKSLGLLQFESVFRLNSAGGPATIFDTVNWIIQNRQILAVHGFEIIQPGEEKYCFEPVSFKASLQTDNDWYDLNAIVQTGAFSIPFYKFREHILSNRKAYLLPDGAYFVIPDTWFSRYREVMLFARIRNEKLSLQKHHYRLLRGFNFPEIDDLISNETLQESFTLPPLQNVSLRPYQIYGFGWMKRLGRQGFGCLLADDMGLGKTLQIIALLVSYYEPWMDKNSCDDILLPAQSKGNGTQLDLFGGQQPAGFHVIVPKPQVKVSSEKHPCSLVVMPASLIHNWRYEIMRFAPGLKVYVHTGAGRKLSADVLKRNNIILTTYGTLRNDIGFLEGYKFGYVILDESQNIKNALSKTATAAFRLNAYFRVALTGTPVENSLTDLWSQMDFLNRGLLGSLHDFTNHYAAVLADNPEHEIGADLLKIIEPFLLRRTKEEVAADLPPVSETVSFCNMDDGQQKMYEREKSKIRNYFLSGGDDINVENPSVMVLRALMQLRQIANHPKLVDASLNTGSGKFDEVTEKLQTVLAENHRILVFSSFVKHLKLIETWCNDMGIRYALLTGSTHKREKVVNEFKADKSIRLFLISLKAGGVGLNLAEAGYVFILDPWWNPAAEMQAVSRAHRIGQDKNVFVYRFITKDTVEEKILRLQERKTSLAQAFVKANSALSGLSASEVMEMFE, from the coding sequence ATGGTTGAAGATGATGTGCTGGTTGGAATTCTCAAGACAGCAATTCCGTTTGGATTTACTATTTATCCCTATGTGTGCGTTCAGAATAAGGCCGGTTATTATACTGTAAAAGAACGACTTACTTCTCAAAGTAAGGATTTTCCTGTGCAATTTAAAGCGATAGCAGAGGAAATGGTAGCATTATCAGAGTCTATTGAGCCTCAGAAACTGGTTTCAACATTTTCAAAGAAAGCTGTTTCACCAGCAGTTTTTTTTGAAAAGGTGGATAAGAAACTGAAAGAAGAGGTTATCCGGACTAAGGTTGATAAAGCGCTGTTTCGGATGATTAGTTTAATGCAAGAGCATCAACTGCAGTTGTTTGACAGCAGGCAAATGCCCAATCTTTATACCGAAGATCAGATACATATTTACCAGGAAGTAGCTGAAGCACGATTGAAATTCAAACAGACTGAAAATGGGACACTTTACACGTTCGAAGCTTTTTTAAAAGGTCATCAGGTAAACCTTCAGCATCCCTCAAATATCATTCTTACCCGTGAACCTTGCCTGTATATTTCAAACAACCGGTTATTTGCATTTGATGAAAGTATCAATGGAAAGTTACTGCTGCCTTTTCTGTCAAAAGAGTTTATTGAAATACCCAAGCGCATGGAAGCGCAGTATTTTGGTACATTTATTAAGAAGATTGTAAATCGGTGTCAGATTGAAGCTGAAGGCTTCAGTATTTTCGAAAGTGATATTTTGCCCCAGGCCCGGTTGTTGCTTGAGAACGACTGGCAGGGAAAAACAGGTTTGATACTCATGTTTGGCTATGGTGAAAAGCAATTATTGGCCAATTATCCTCAACAGGTTATTACTGAGCTTAGTTCTGATAAAAAGGGTTTTGTGTTTCATCGCCTTCATCGCAAGTCTGCAGTGGAGAAACAAAAGATTGAATTTTTAAAGTCGCTTGGTCTTCTGCAGTTTGAGTCTGTTTTCAGGTTGAATTCAGCAGGCGGGCCTGCGACCATTTTTGACACGGTAAATTGGATTATACAAAACAGGCAAATACTTGCCGTGCATGGGTTTGAGATTATTCAGCCGGGAGAAGAGAAATACTGCTTTGAGCCTGTTTCTTTCAAAGCATCGTTGCAAACAGATAATGACTGGTACGATTTAAATGCTATTGTTCAGACAGGTGCTTTTTCTATTCCTTTTTATAAATTCAGAGAACATATTTTATCAAACCGCAAGGCTTATCTATTGCCCGATGGCGCATATTTTGTAATACCCGATACATGGTTTTCGCGTTATCGTGAAGTAATGCTTTTTGCAAGGATACGAAATGAAAAACTGAGTCTTCAAAAACATCATTACCGATTGTTGCGCGGGTTTAATTTTCCGGAAATTGATGATTTGATTTCCAATGAAACCCTTCAGGAATCATTCACCCTTCCTCCGCTTCAAAATGTGAGTTTGCGCCCCTACCAGATATATGGTTTTGGATGGATGAAAAGGCTTGGTCGTCAGGGTTTTGGATGTTTGCTTGCTGATGATATGGGTTTGGGTAAAACACTCCAGATTATTGCATTACTGGTTTCGTATTATGAGCCATGGATGGACAAAAACTCATGTGATGATATTCTTTTGCCTGCTCAATCAAAAGGAAATGGAACGCAGCTTGATTTGTTTGGCGGGCAGCAGCCAGCCGGTTTTCATGTTATTGTTCCAAAACCGCAGGTGAAAGTGTCTTCAGAAAAACATCCATGCAGCCTGGTGGTGATGCCGGCTTCATTGATTCATAATTGGAGATATGAAATTATGCGTTTTGCGCCCGGACTTAAAGTGTATGTGCACACCGGAGCCGGCCGAAAGCTTTCGGCTGATGTACTCAAGCGAAACAATATAATATTGACAACTTATGGCACTTTGCGCAACGATATCGGTTTTCTTGAGGGTTATAAGTTTGGATATGTTATTCTTGACGAAAGTCAGAACATTAAGAATGCGCTCTCAAAAACGGCCACAGCAGCTTTCAGGTTGAATGCTTATTTCAGGGTTGCGTTAACAGGTACACCTGTTGAAAACAGCCTGACCGATCTCTGGTCACAAATGGATTTTCTGAATCGGGGGTTGCTGGGAAGTCTTCACGATTTTACCAATCACTATGCTGCTGTTCTGGCTGATAATCCTGAGCATGAAATTGGGGCTGATTTATTGAAAATAATTGAACCATTTTTATTGCGCCGAACCAAGGAAGAGGTTGCTGCCGACCTGCCGCCGGTATCTGAAACCGTTAGTTTTTGCAACATGGACGACGGACAACAGAAAATGTATGAACGTGAAAAATCAAAAATACGCAATTACTTCCTCTCAGGAGGTGATGATATCAATGTTGAGAATCCTTCCGTTATGGTTTTGAGGGCTTTGATGCAACTGAGGCAGATTGCTAATCACCCCAAACTTGTAGATGCATCGCTCAACACGGGCAGTGGTAAATTTGATGAAGTAACCGAAAAGCTTCAAACGGTTTTGGCCGAAAATCACAGGATTCTTGTTTTTTCCTCATTTGTAAAACACTTAAAACTGATTGAAACCTGGTGCAACGATATGGGTATTCGTTATGCATTGCTCACGGGCAGCACTCATAAGCGTGAAAAAGTAGTAAATGAATTTAAAGCTGATAAAAGTATCCGTTTGTTTCTTATATCATTAAAGGCAGGCGGAGTAGGGCTTAATCTGGCTGAAGCCGGTTATGTTTTTATACTCGACCCATGGTGGAATCCGGCAGCTGAAATGCAGGCTGTCAGCCGGGCGCATCGTATAGGCCAGGACAAAAACGTGTTTGTTTACCGTTTTATTACCAAGGATACAGTTGAAGAGAAAATATTACGTCTGCAGGAACGGAAAACCAGTCTGGCGCAGGCTTTTGTTAAAGCTAACAGTGCTCTTTCCGGACTGAGTGCCAGCGAAGTAATGGAGATGTTCGAGTAA
- a CDS encoding HD domain-containing protein — translation MGKINELLITEAENYISSIMAEKLSEKIIFHNFNHAQLVKKYAEIIGNHAGFTTDEMNTLKICSLFHDVGYVNSYHTNKEESVKIAESFLSENGIDKETSEYISATIRSTQTPQQPTDKVAEVLCDADMMYIATESAIEQFDLLIEETALQQPDMARRQGHEKKCLEFLANHTYFTEYGKTILQPLKESASKRLSERMKRRKMLEIKKETTEKKSVNYSRGVETLFRLTARNQINLNSIADNKSNILISVNAIIISIIITMLAGNIGNMASDILPILVFLVICLITIIIAILSTRPNIVKTKFTEEDLRNNNVDLIFFGNFIDMEYEEYHKALKNMFKDDEHLYSTMIKNQYSLGKILAKKFRLVKIAYNVFMIGIIITVIVFLANLVFMNATA, via the coding sequence ATGGGGAAAATTAATGAACTTCTGATAACTGAAGCAGAAAATTACATTTCGTCAATAATGGCTGAAAAACTTTCTGAAAAGATCATCTTTCATAATTTCAACCATGCCCAGCTCGTAAAAAAATATGCCGAAATAATCGGCAACCATGCCGGCTTTACTACTGACGAGATGAACACTCTCAAAATTTGTTCATTGTTTCATGACGTGGGATACGTCAATTCATATCATACAAACAAAGAGGAAAGTGTAAAGATTGCTGAATCGTTTTTATCTGAAAATGGCATCGACAAAGAAACAAGTGAATATATTTCAGCAACTATCAGATCAACGCAAACACCTCAGCAACCAACAGATAAAGTAGCTGAGGTACTTTGTGACGCGGACATGATGTATATTGCCACTGAAAGTGCCATTGAACAATTTGATTTACTGATTGAAGAAACCGCTCTTCAGCAACCAGATATGGCCCGACGCCAGGGGCATGAAAAAAAATGTTTAGAATTTCTGGCAAACCACACCTATTTTACTGAATATGGGAAGACGATTCTTCAACCATTAAAAGAATCAGCTTCAAAACGGCTTTCAGAAAGAATGAAACGAAGAAAGATGCTTGAAATTAAAAAGGAGACTACGGAAAAAAAGAGCGTTAATTATTCGAGAGGAGTTGAAACCTTATTCCGTTTGACCGCCCGCAATCAAATCAATCTGAACTCAATTGCAGACAACAAATCCAATATCCTCATTTCAGTAAATGCCATTATAATATCAATTATCATCACGATGCTGGCTGGTAATATTGGCAACATGGCATCAGATATTCTGCCAATTCTTGTATTTCTGGTTATTTGTTTAATCACCATTATCATTGCTATTTTATCAACCCGGCCCAATATTGTGAAAACAAAATTTACTGAAGAAGACCTGCGCAATAACAATGTTGATTTGATTTTCTTCGGAAACTTTATCGATATGGAATACGAAGAGTATCATAAAGCCTTAAAAAATATGTTTAAAGACGATGAGCATCTTTATTCCACCATGATAAAGAACCAGTATTCGTTGGGAAAAATTCTGGCAAAAAAATTCAGGCTCGTTAAAATCGCCTACAATGTATTTATGATTGGCATCATAATTACAGTCATTGTTTTTCTGGCAAACCTTGTTTTTATGAATGCGACTGCATAG
- a CDS encoding ankyrin repeat domain-containing protein encodes MKQVVAGIWIVFLLFCVTSLALGMEKDEKYAIKAIKEGNVELLQLYLKTHSDPNCVFSNGKTGLFYAIVFDQFVISEFLLKNGADPNFLSGAHSTLIWAVKYRRSRILRLLIEYGADVNKSDGKRNTPLIYAAEFDNPEICKILIDRGANPLHENLKGKKASDFAFLSGLSPLYNYLLLMEKKKKMEVSVPSMQDGPYIFWENSSRLVLTYYERIQPQNLTRLIEKTIETGITDTVADGIGWDSNTYPLRHAYSANPWNIKTSGDIFVIGDIHGQYKALLHLLINNKIVDSDKNWIFGNGQLVLLGDIFDRGEMVTETLWFLYMLEIQARKAGGNVHVLLGNHEIMALIGDHRYLNYKYSYFTDYMQMYYFQLYEKNTVLGKWLRKQNVVARINDYLFLHAGISPRFKALGIAVSEVNTIVQNYLNSDYLIKSGSPEEAVLGSFGPQWYRGYMNPEGADNELTQGFVDNYLSTNGLKRMVLGHNEQVMINTSFDGKIISADVEIREDGKTAQGLLISGDNLFRCLSDGTRVPVE; translated from the coding sequence ATGAAACAGGTTGTTGCCGGAATATGGATAGTTTTTTTGCTGTTTTGCGTCACAAGTTTGGCATTGGGGATGGAAAAGGATGAAAAATATGCAATCAAAGCCATTAAAGAGGGGAATGTAGAGCTGTTGCAGCTCTACCTGAAAACCCATTCAGACCCGAATTGTGTGTTTAGCAACGGTAAAACCGGTTTGTTTTATGCCATTGTTTTCGATCAGTTTGTAATCAGCGAGTTTTTGCTCAAAAACGGAGCCGACCCGAATTTTTTGTCAGGGGCGCATTCAACGCTTATTTGGGCGGTAAAATACCGGCGCAGCAGAATTTTAAGATTGCTGATTGAATACGGGGCTGATGTAAATAAGTCTGATGGCAAACGCAATACTCCGTTGATTTATGCTGCAGAATTTGACAATCCTGAGATTTGTAAAATTCTTATTGACAGAGGCGCTAATCCGCTGCATGAAAATTTAAAAGGGAAAAAAGCCAGCGATTTTGCGTTCCTTTCCGGTTTATCTCCCTTGTATAACTACCTGCTTTTAATGGAGAAGAAAAAGAAAATGGAGGTGTCCGTTCCTTCCATGCAGGATGGGCCTTATATTTTTTGGGAAAACAGTTCACGTCTTGTTTTGACTTATTATGAACGCATTCAGCCCCAAAACCTAACCCGCCTTATTGAGAAAACCATTGAAACAGGAATTACAGATACAGTCGCCGATGGAATAGGATGGGACTCTAATACATACCCGTTACGACATGCATATTCGGCAAATCCATGGAATATAAAAACTTCCGGCGATATTTTTGTTATTGGCGATATCCATGGCCAGTACAAGGCCCTTCTTCATCTTTTGATTAATAATAAAATAGTTGATTCGGATAAAAACTGGATTTTTGGAAATGGTCAGCTTGTTTTATTGGGTGATATTTTCGACAGAGGGGAAATGGTTACTGAAACATTATGGTTCTTGTATATGTTGGAAATTCAGGCCCGTAAGGCTGGAGGTAATGTGCATGTTTTGCTTGGTAATCATGAAATTATGGCCTTAATAGGTGATCATCGGTATTTGAATTATAAATACAGTTATTTTACTGATTATATGCAGATGTATTATTTTCAGCTATATGAGAAAAATACTGTGCTGGGCAAATGGTTGCGCAAACAAAATGTTGTGGCGAGGATTAATGATTACTTGTTTCTGCATGCCGGAATTTCGCCCCGGTTCAAAGCCTTGGGCATTGCTGTTTCAGAGGTAAACACAATCGTTCAAAACTATTTAAATTCCGATTATTTGATAAAATCCGGGAGCCCTGAAGAGGCTGTACTGGGCTCTTTTGGTCCACAATGGTACAGAGGGTATATGAATCCGGAAGGCGCTGATAATGAGTTGACTCAGGGTTTTGTTGATAATTATTTAAGCACAAATGGGCTGAAGAGAATGGTTTTAGGGCATAATGAACAAGTGATGATCAATACTTCCTTTGACGGGAAGATAATTTCAGCTGATGTGGAAATCCGTGAAGACGGTAAAACAGCCCAGGGATTGCTTATCTCAGGCGACAACTTATTCAGATGTTTGTCAGATGGCACCCGGGTTCCTGTTGAGTAA
- the dgt gene encoding dNTP triphosphohydrolase produces MNWINCFSDDRYGKNSTDKGIRSEFEIDWDRIIFSSPFRRLQNKTQVFPLPEEVFVHNRLTHSLEVASVGRSLGAIVGQGLVDQCAEIQYHKEAGDFYRNDLKHVIAASCLSHDMGNPAFGHSGEDAISKYFRDRVSDKTADLDFRNLFNDAEWSDLTNFEGNANALRVLTKQPFGRLPGGFRLTYSTLGAMLKYPCESLASVKKGPIHRKKYGFFDIDRPVFLDIAQKLNMIPEHDGSLLTFKRHPFVFLVEAADDICYNVIDYEDAHRLKILSYDEVEKPLLAIIENSEKELIDKTKDNLKALKNDKNEAVAYLRAKSINCLTRKCADSFLQHQDKIIQGQFNQSLIDSLTDISEILSEISANSVSRIYNHESVVRIELAGFHIMSGLIEDFVESALIEKTKRTKRHIKTLNLLSSQYRFEESATPYVKVMHIIDFVSGMTDLYALKLYRNLRGIEMPHI; encoded by the coding sequence ATGAACTGGATAAATTGCTTTTCGGACGACAGGTATGGTAAAAACAGCACCGATAAAGGTATTCGCTCTGAGTTTGAGATTGATTGGGACCGTATAATATTTTCAAGCCCGTTTCGCCGTCTTCAAAATAAAACACAGGTATTTCCTTTGCCTGAAGAGGTTTTTGTGCATAACAGGCTGACTCATTCGCTCGAAGTGGCCAGTGTTGGCCGGTCATTAGGGGCGATTGTAGGGCAGGGGCTGGTTGATCAATGTGCAGAAATTCAGTATCATAAAGAAGCCGGAGATTTTTACCGGAATGATCTGAAGCATGTGATTGCAGCATCCTGTTTGTCGCATGATATGGGAAATCCGGCTTTTGGCCATTCAGGAGAAGACGCCATCTCTAAATATTTCCGCGACAGGGTTTCTGACAAAACAGCCGATTTGGACTTCCGAAATCTGTTTAATGATGCCGAATGGAGCGATTTGACCAACTTTGAAGGCAATGCCAACGCTTTGCGCGTGCTCACCAAACAACCTTTTGGCCGGCTCCCGGGTGGGTTCCGGTTAACATACAGCACCCTGGGAGCTATGCTTAAATATCCTTGCGAATCGTTGGCATCTGTTAAAAAGGGGCCTATTCATCGTAAAAAATATGGCTTTTTTGATATTGACAGGCCGGTTTTTTTGGACATTGCTCAAAAGTTAAATATGATTCCTGAACATGACGGCTCGCTTTTGACATTTAAAAGGCATCCTTTTGTTTTTTTGGTGGAGGCTGCTGATGATATTTGCTATAATGTGATTGATTATGAGGATGCACATCGCCTGAAAATATTATCTTATGATGAGGTGGAAAAACCTTTGCTCGCAATTATTGAGAATTCTGAAAAAGAGCTGATTGATAAAACCAAGGATAATCTGAAGGCCCTGAAAAATGATAAAAATGAAGCAGTTGCCTACCTCAGGGCAAAATCAATCAATTGTCTTACCCGTAAATGTGCTGATTCATTCCTGCAGCATCAGGATAAAATTATTCAGGGGCAGTTTAACCAATCATTGATTGATTCTTTGACTGATATTTCTGAAATACTGAGCGAAATAAGTGCAAATTCTGTCAGTCGGATTTACAATCATGAGTCGGTAGTGCGTATTGAACTTGCCGGTTTTCACATTATGTCGGGACTGATTGAGGATTTTGTGGAATCTGCCCTGATAGAGAAAACCAAACGCACTAAGCGACACATCAAAACCTTGAATCTGCTTTCATCACAATATAGATTTGAAGAATCTGCCACGCCTTATGTGAAAGTGATGCATATTATCGATTTTGTTTCCGGTATGACCGATTTATACGCTTTAAAACTTTATCGGAATCTGAGAGGAATTGAAATGCCCCACATTTAG
- the rlmF gene encoding 23S rRNA (adenine(1618)-N(6))-methyltransferase RlmF translates to MSAPKKVHPVVKDRLHPLNKHRARYDFKVLTEALPELASFVTMNVYNDESVDFSNPEAVKALNKALLKYYYGINYWDIPEGYLCPPIPGRADYIHHIAGFLRSKNYGKLPSGSHFVCFDIGVGANCVYPLIGHQEYGWSFIGSDIDAVAIESAQKIVDMNPGLSENISIRLQPDSREKFFRIIQKDELVDLTVCNPPFHASMAEAQAGSIRKVTNLKLTKSGEALLNFGGRHHELLCEGGESRFIGDMIKQSRQFAESCLWFSTLVSKQSNLKGVYGALGKIGAVEIKTIPMGQGNKSSRMVAWTLQSAAQQKKWMDLRWNSNHHVSTSDH, encoded by the coding sequence ATGTCAGCCCCCAAAAAGGTTCATCCTGTTGTAAAAGACAGACTCCATCCGCTAAACAAACACCGTGCGCGATACGATTTTAAGGTATTGACCGAAGCCTTACCAGAGCTGGCTTCTTTTGTAACCATGAATGTTTATAACGATGAATCCGTTGATTTTTCAAACCCTGAAGCTGTAAAAGCACTGAATAAAGCACTTTTAAAATACTATTATGGTATAAATTACTGGGATATTCCCGAAGGATATCTTTGCCCGCCTATTCCGGGCCGGGCCGATTATATTCATCATATTGCCGGGTTTTTGCGAAGTAAAAATTATGGTAAATTGCCTTCGGGTAGCCATTTTGTTTGTTTCGATATTGGTGTTGGCGCAAATTGTGTTTATCCGCTTATCGGGCATCAGGAATATGGCTGGTCTTTTATTGGCTCTGATATTGATGCAGTTGCCATTGAGTCTGCACAAAAGATTGTTGATATGAATCCCGGCCTTTCTGAAAATATTTCCATCAGGTTACAGCCAGATAGCAGAGAAAAATTCTTCAGGATTATTCAAAAAGATGAATTGGTGGATTTAACGGTGTGTAATCCGCCTTTTCATGCCTCAATGGCAGAAGCGCAAGCCGGAAGTATTCGAAAAGTTACCAATCTGAAGCTGACAAAATCGGGGGAGGCTTTGCTTAATTTTGGAGGCAGGCATCACGAGTTGCTTTGCGAAGGAGGTGAAAGCAGGTTTATAGGTGATATGATTAAGCAAAGCAGGCAGTTTGCCGAGTCTTGTTTGTGGTTCTCAACATTGGTATCAAAGCAATCCAACCTTAAAGGTGTTTATGGCGCTTTGGGTAAAATTGGTGCGGTTGAAATTAAAACCATCCCTATGGGGCAGGGAAATAAGTCAAGCCGGATGGTTGCGTGGACGCTTCAATCTGCTGCACAACAGAAGAAATGGATGGATTTGCGCTGGAATTCCAATCATCATGTGAGTACGAGCGATCATTAA
- a CDS encoding glutaminase, protein MEYQKIIERINKEVAPLLSHGRVASYIPALGRVSPRKFGMAVITTQGDIFTVGDARENFSIQSISKVFTLAMAMDLLGDELWKRVGREASGNPFNSLVQLEYENGLPRNPFINAGALVITDCIIRNGHCALDDLLDFVRNCSGNSTINYDNEVAFSEKETGHRNAALANFLKSYGNIHHQVDEVLDVYFHQCALSMNCVDLARSFLFLANGGKDPESGRTICDSRQAKRINALMQTCGLYDECGEFAYRVGLPGKSGVGGGIVAIMPGELTLAVWSPGLNHAGNSLAGMMALELFTTYTARSIF, encoded by the coding sequence ATGGAATATCAGAAAATTATTGAGCGGATAAATAAAGAAGTGGCGCCATTGTTGTCACATGGCAGAGTTGCTTCATATATTCCGGCGCTTGGCAGGGTTTCTCCCCGGAAGTTTGGGATGGCAGTTATCACCACTCAAGGCGACATATTTACTGTAGGCGATGCCCGGGAAAATTTTAGCATTCAAAGTATTTCAAAGGTATTTACCCTTGCAATGGCTATGGATTTACTGGGCGATGAATTGTGGAAAAGAGTTGGCAGGGAAGCATCAGGCAATCCGTTTAATTCGCTGGTACAACTTGAATATGAGAACGGACTCCCCAGAAACCCCTTTATCAATGCAGGTGCATTGGTAATTACCGACTGTATCATCCGAAACGGCCATTGCGCATTAGACGATCTGTTGGATTTTGTCAGAAATTGTTCGGGCAATTCAACTATAAATTACGACAATGAAGTAGCTTTTTCAGAAAAAGAAACCGGGCACAGGAATGCCGCCCTGGCCAATTTTTTAAAAAGCTATGGCAACATTCATCACCAGGTTGACGAAGTGCTTGACGTATACTTCCATCAGTGTGCATTAAGTATGAATTGCGTGGATCTGGCCCGTTCATTTCTTTTTCTGGCCAATGGCGGAAAAGATCCCGAAAGTGGTCGGACCATTTGCGACTCAAGACAGGCAAAACGTATAAACGCATTGATGCAAACTTGTGGATTATACGACGAATGCGGTGAGTTTGCCTACCGTGTTGGACTTCCCGGAAAAAGCGGCGTAGGCGGTGGAATTGTAGCCATTATGCCGGGCGAATTAACGCTTGCTGTTTGGTCACCGGGCCTAAATCATGCAGGAAATTCACTTGCCGGAATGATGGCTCTTGAATTGTTTACAACCTATACTGCCAGGTCTATTTTTTAG